AATTGTTTGGCTGAATTTAAATAACTAACCACACCAAGGCTGGTAATTAACAAAAGTGCTGAGGCAATTATTGCCTCAGCCATGCCGAGGCCTTTTTGAGAAAATAGAGGATGTTTATTCATTACCCTTAATGGTAGGGGAATCATTCAATTGCGGTCAAGGTACTTTATTGATAGATACCTCAACGTATGAACAAGTTTAAACTTCTTAAAACTGATGGCCAAGCCAGAAGAGGTGAGCTCACTACACAGCACAGCGTCGTGCAGACACCTGTGTTTATGCCTGTGGGCACCAAGGGCACTGTGAAGGCAATGCTGACTTCAGAACTTGAAGACATCGGTTTTGAAATCATTTTGGGTAATACCTATCATCTCAATCTCAGGCCCGGTGAAAAACTTGTAAAAGATCTCGGCGGTCTTCATAAATTTATGAATTGGAACAAAGCGATTCTTACAGACAGCGGTGGCTTTCAAGTTTTTAGTCTCGCAAAATTGAGAAAACTCACAGAAGAGGGCGTTAAGTTTCAAAGTCATTATGATGGCTCGCCTTGTTTTTTATCTCCTGAAGTGAGTATGCAAATCCAAATGGATTTAGGCAGTGATATTATCATGGCATTTGATGAGTGTACTCCGTTTCCTGCAACTCGTGAACAAGCTCTTGAAAGTATGGAACTCTCTATGCGCTGGGCTGAGCGTTCAAGAAACGCCATGACACTTAAGAGCAGTTTGTTTTTTGGAATCGTTCAAGGTGGAATGCATCTTGATTTGCGCGCTCAAAGTGTTGAGGCGCTAAAAAAACT
This portion of the Oligoflexia bacterium genome encodes:
- the tgt gene encoding tRNA guanosine(34) transglycosylase Tgt — encoded protein: MNKFKLLKTDGQARRGELTTQHSVVQTPVFMPVGTKGTVKAMLTSELEDIGFEIILGNTYHLNLRPGEKLVKDLGGLHKFMNWNKAILTDSGGFQVFSLAKLRKLTEEGVKFQSHYDGSPCFLSPEVSMQIQMDLGSDIIMAFDECTPFPATREQALESMELSMRWAERSRNAMTLKSSLFFGIVQGGMHLDLRAQSVEALKKLNCDGIAIGGLSVGEPINIMHEMANLVTPLLPHDKPRYLMGVGTPLDLLIGINAGVDMFDCVIPTRNARNGALFTSQGTISIKQAQYTKDELPLDPECTCSTCRHYSRAYLRHLFINNEILASRLHTYHNLYFYHSLIKQARKAIEDGQWKLFFDNYLRRYATTLD